AAGCCCGGTTTCCCGAAGATGGAATTGTGGGCGAGGAATTCGGAACGCTGAGGCCCAATGCTAAGCGCCGCTGGATCATCGACCCGATAGACGGTACGAAGTCTTTCGTACGTACCGTGCCGCTCTGGGGAACGCTGGTTGCGATCGCCGAGGGAGACAGAGTGGTGGCTGGCGCGGCGTATTTTCCGGTGCTTGGCGAAATGGCCGTCGCGGCTGCCGGGGAAGGGTGCTGGTGGAACGACAGCCGATGCAACGTCTCATCCCTTGCCGACATCTCCGCGGCGACGGTTCTCACTAGCGACATGCAGTTCGGGATGGCTCCCGAACGCTGGGAGGGATGGAATGCGCTTAACAATGGCGGCGCGGTCAGCCGGACGTGGGGCGATTGCTATGGTTACCTGCTCGTCGCCACCGGCAGAGCCGAAGTGATGGCTGACCCGATTGTGTCGGCGTGGGATGTGGCGGCGCTAATGCCTCTGATTACCGAGGCGGGGGGTGTCTTTACAAGCTGGGACGGTGAATCGACAGCATTCGGGGGAAGCGCGATCGCGACAAACGCGGCGCTTGCCCGCGAAGCGCGGGAAATCCTGGGCTGTCAACGCGTTCCAGAGCAGTCGCCCCGATGATCGACGACGTTTCCCTGATCGACATTGACTCCATCGATTTCGCCAAGGGCAATGGACTTGTCACCGTGGTGGCTCAGGATGCGACTACGGGAGCCGTACTGATGGTGGCGCACGCCGACAGGGAGGCTCTGGAGAAAACCGCCGAGACAGGTGAGATGCATTATCGCTCGCGCACGAGAGGTCTCTGGCACAAGGGCGCCACGAGTGGGAACACCCAGCGGGTGGTTTCGCTCACGGCGGACTGTGACCGCGACTCGGTGCTGGCTCGTGTTACGCCGGCCGGACCCGCGTG
This sequence is a window from Gemmatimonadaceae bacterium. Protein-coding genes within it:
- the hisN gene encoding histidinol-phosphatase, whose protein sequence is MSAKTDMEAVAEVARIAGDEAMRHYGRGISIEMKGDGSPVTIADRGAEELARRWIEARFPEDGIVGEEFGTLRPNAKRRWIIDPIDGTKSFVRTVPLWGTLVAIAEGDRVVAGAAYFPVLGEMAVAAAGEGCWWNDSRCNVSSLADISAATVLTSDMQFGMAPERWEGWNALNNGGAVSRTWGDCYGYLLVATGRAEVMADPIVSAWDVAALMPLITEAGGVFTSWDGESTAFGGSAIATNAALAREAREILGCQRVPEQSPR